One window from the genome of Ramlibacter henchirensis encodes:
- the dapD gene encoding 2,3,4,5-tetrahydropyridine-2,6-dicarboxylate N-succinyltransferase codes for MTAQLQQTIDAAWENRASLSPKGAPREVTEAVEHVIAELNHGRLRVATREAVGKWTVHQWIKKAVLLSFRLKDNELMKSGELAFFDKVQTKFAHLSPEEMAATGVRVVPPAVARRGSFIAKGAVLMPSYVNIGAYVDEGTMVDTWATVGSCAQVGKNVHLSGGVGLGGVLEPLQANPTIIEDNCFIGARSEIVEGVIVEENSVVSMGVYIGQSTPIYDRATGEVSYGRIPAGSVVISGSLPKDGGKYSLYAAIIVKRVDAQTRAKTSLNDLLRP; via the coding sequence ATGACCGCACAACTGCAACAGACCATCGACGCCGCCTGGGAGAACCGCGCGAGCCTCTCCCCCAAGGGCGCGCCCAGGGAAGTGACCGAGGCGGTCGAGCACGTCATCGCCGAGTTGAACCATGGCCGCCTGCGCGTGGCCACCCGCGAGGCCGTGGGCAAATGGACCGTGCACCAGTGGATCAAGAAGGCGGTGCTGCTGTCGTTCCGCCTCAAGGACAACGAGCTGATGAAGTCCGGCGAGCTGGCCTTCTTCGACAAGGTGCAGACCAAGTTCGCCCACCTCTCGCCCGAGGAGATGGCGGCCACTGGCGTTCGCGTGGTGCCGCCCGCCGTGGCACGCCGCGGCAGCTTCATCGCCAAAGGCGCAGTGCTGATGCCCAGCTACGTCAACATCGGCGCCTATGTCGACGAAGGCACGATGGTGGACACCTGGGCCACGGTCGGTTCCTGCGCGCAGGTGGGCAAGAACGTGCACCTGTCCGGCGGCGTCGGCTTGGGCGGCGTGCTGGAGCCGCTGCAGGCCAACCCGACCATCATCGAGGACAACTGCTTCATCGGCGCCCGCTCCGAGATCGTGGAAGGCGTGATCGTCGAGGAGAACTCGGTCGTCTCCATGGGCGTGTACATCGGCCAGAGCACCCCCATCTACGACCGCGCCACCGGCGAGGTGAGCTACGGCCGCATCCCGGCCGGCTCGGTGGTGATCTCCGGCAGCCTGCCGAAGGACGGCGGCAAGTACAGCCTGTACGCCGCCATCATCGTCAAGCGGGTGGACGCCCAGACCCGCGCCAAGACCAGCCTGAACGACCTCCTCCGGCCCTGA
- the ligA gene encoding NAD-dependent DNA ligase LigA, with translation MAASPKVQERIDALRELLHHHAHRYYVLDEPEIPDAEYDKLFQELQALEESHPELRSPDSPTQRVGGAVLEGFAKVRHKVPMLSIRTETDIEASGARSFDARVRRELGLAESAPPIEYVAELKFDGLAISLRYENGVLVQAATRGDGEVGEDVTQNIRTIGQIPLRLSGKSVPPVLEVRGEVYMRRDDFERMNDQQREKIARGAKNEKTFVNPRNAAAGAVRQLDPNIARQRPLSFYAYGWGEITGGPAFETQYELLEALRGWGLPVSRQTRVARGADELVAFHQEIGAKRDQLPFDIDGVVYKVNSLALQKRLGFVTREPRWAVAHKFPAQEQLTTVESIDVYVGRTGKLTPVARLVPVFVGGVTVTNATLHNEDEARRKDVRVGDTVIVRRAGDVIPEVVAVVPDKRVAGAQPFAMPQRCPVCGSDAVREEGEVDHRCTGGLFCGAQRKQAILHFAQRRAMDIEGLGEKLVDQLVESGAVKTLPDLYRMGLASLIALDRMGDKSAQNVLAGLEQSKNTTLPRFLYALGIRHVGEATARDLAHHFGNLDAILNASAEQLLEVPDVGPIVAESIHTFFAQPHNREVVEQLRACGLHWAEGEPAAQAPKPLAGKTVVLTGTLPTLSRDEAKDMLEAAGAKVAGSVSKKTSYVVAGAEAGSKLDKAQELGVPVLDEDGLRRLLAGEVS, from the coding sequence ATGGCCGCATCCCCCAAGGTGCAGGAGCGCATCGACGCCTTGCGCGAACTGCTGCACCACCACGCCCACCGCTACTACGTGCTCGACGAGCCGGAGATCCCGGACGCCGAGTACGACAAGCTGTTCCAGGAACTGCAGGCGCTGGAGGAATCCCATCCCGAGCTGAGGTCGCCGGACTCGCCCACGCAGCGTGTCGGCGGCGCGGTGCTCGAGGGATTCGCCAAGGTGCGCCACAAGGTGCCGATGCTCTCCATCCGCACGGAAACCGACATCGAGGCCAGCGGCGCGCGCAGCTTCGACGCACGCGTGCGCCGGGAGCTGGGCCTCGCGGAAAGCGCTCCGCCCATCGAGTACGTGGCCGAACTCAAGTTCGACGGCCTGGCCATCAGCCTGCGCTACGAGAACGGGGTGCTGGTGCAGGCGGCCACGCGCGGCGACGGGGAGGTGGGCGAAGACGTCACGCAGAACATCCGTACCATCGGGCAGATCCCGTTGCGGCTTTCCGGCAAGTCGGTGCCGCCGGTGCTCGAAGTCCGCGGCGAGGTCTACATGCGCCGAGACGATTTCGAGCGCATGAACGACCAGCAGCGCGAAAAGATCGCGCGCGGCGCGAAGAACGAGAAGACGTTCGTCAATCCGCGCAATGCGGCGGCCGGTGCCGTGCGGCAGCTCGATCCCAACATCGCGCGGCAGCGGCCGCTGAGTTTCTATGCCTACGGCTGGGGCGAGATCACGGGCGGGCCGGCCTTCGAGACGCAGTACGAGCTGCTGGAAGCGCTGCGTGGCTGGGGCCTGCCGGTGTCGCGGCAAACGCGCGTGGCGCGCGGCGCCGACGAACTCGTCGCCTTCCACCAGGAGATCGGCGCGAAGCGCGACCAGCTGCCGTTCGACATCGACGGCGTGGTCTACAAGGTGAACAGCCTGGCGCTGCAGAAGCGCCTGGGTTTCGTCACCCGGGAGCCGCGCTGGGCCGTGGCGCACAAGTTCCCGGCGCAGGAGCAGCTCACCACCGTGGAGTCGATCGACGTGTACGTCGGCCGCACCGGCAAGCTCACGCCGGTGGCGCGGCTGGTGCCGGTGTTCGTCGGCGGCGTGACGGTTACCAATGCCACGCTGCACAACGAGGACGAAGCGCGGCGCAAGGACGTGCGCGTGGGCGACACGGTCATCGTGCGGCGCGCGGGCGACGTCATTCCCGAAGTGGTGGCCGTCGTGCCCGACAAGCGCGTTGCGGGCGCACAGCCCTTCGCCATGCCCCAGCGCTGCCCGGTATGCGGCAGCGACGCCGTGCGCGAGGAGGGCGAGGTCGACCACCGCTGCACCGGCGGCCTGTTCTGCGGCGCGCAGCGCAAGCAGGCGATCCTGCATTTCGCCCAGCGCCGCGCGATGGACATCGAAGGCCTGGGCGAGAAGCTGGTCGACCAGCTGGTGGAATCCGGCGCCGTCAAGACGCTGCCCGACCTGTACCGGATGGGGCTGGCCAGCCTGATCGCACTGGACCGCATGGGCGACAAGTCGGCGCAGAACGTGCTCGCCGGCCTGGAGCAATCGAAGAACACGACGCTGCCGCGTTTCCTCTATGCGCTGGGCATCCGCCATGTCGGCGAGGCCACGGCGCGCGACCTCGCGCACCACTTCGGAAACCTCGACGCGATCCTCAACGCGAGCGCCGAACAGCTGCTCGAAGTGCCTGACGTGGGTCCCATCGTTGCCGAGAGCATCCACACCTTCTTCGCGCAGCCGCACAACCGCGAGGTGGTGGAGCAGCTGCGCGCCTGCGGACTGCACTGGGCAGAAGGCGAGCCGGCGGCGCAGGCGCCCAAGCCGCTGGCGGGCAAGACGGTGGTGCTGACAGGCACGCTGCCGACCCTCAGCCGCGACGAGGCCAAGGACATGCTCGAAGCGGCCGGCGCCAAGGTGGCCGGCTCGGTGAGCAAGAAGACCAGCTATGTCGTGGCCGGCGCCGAAGCGGGAAGCAAGCTGGACAAGGCTCAGGAGCTGGGCGTGCCGGTGCTCGACGAGGACGGGCTGCGGCGGCTGCTGGCAGGCGAGGTGTCCTGA
- a CDS encoding cell division protein ZipA C-terminal FtsZ-binding domain-containing protein: MSGFTLGLAILGGLVLALLVAWNAWTTRKLAPRQAQQPPQRSEPVDPDLAIEPVFDSETAPPLPVPERKPGLDALIDVLAPIAVESPVSGEAALGALPATRRAGSKPFAIEGLNEASQHWETPHAGQRYIAFQAGVQLANRMGALNEIEFSEFVVKAQAFADAVNGAPEFPEMLHEVARARELDQFASQHDAQLGFTLRARNAAWSPGYVQQNAGRFGFVAGAIPGRLVMPASQPGHPPLLVLSFDTQAALSEDPAQSAIRDVTLSLDVPQVHRAEQPFARMCEAAIGLAKAMDGAITDDNGQPIQSEAMDVIAADLEQLYDTLEARDLAAGSTQARRLFS; the protein is encoded by the coding sequence GTGAGCGGCTTCACCCTCGGCCTCGCCATCCTCGGCGGCCTGGTGCTCGCGCTGCTCGTGGCCTGGAACGCCTGGACCACGCGCAAGCTGGCCCCGCGCCAAGCGCAGCAGCCGCCGCAACGCAGCGAGCCCGTCGATCCCGACCTCGCCATCGAGCCGGTGTTCGACTCCGAAACCGCGCCGCCGTTGCCCGTACCGGAGCGAAAACCCGGCCTCGACGCCTTGATCGACGTGCTCGCGCCGATCGCCGTCGAATCGCCCGTCTCCGGCGAAGCCGCGCTCGGGGCGCTGCCGGCCACGCGGCGCGCGGGCAGCAAGCCTTTCGCCATCGAAGGATTGAACGAAGCCAGCCAGCACTGGGAAACGCCGCACGCCGGGCAGCGCTACATCGCCTTCCAGGCCGGCGTGCAACTGGCCAATCGCATGGGCGCGCTCAACGAGATCGAGTTCTCCGAGTTCGTGGTCAAGGCCCAGGCCTTCGCGGATGCCGTCAACGGCGCGCCCGAATTCCCGGAAATGCTGCATGAGGTGGCGCGCGCGCGGGAGCTCGACCAGTTCGCCAGCCAGCATGACGCGCAACTGGGCTTCACGCTGCGCGCGCGCAATGCGGCCTGGAGCCCCGGCTACGTGCAGCAGAATGCGGGCCGCTTCGGTTTCGTGGCCGGCGCCATCCCCGGCCGGCTGGTCATGCCCGCGTCGCAGCCGGGCCATCCGCCCCTGCTGGTGCTGTCCTTCGACACGCAGGCGGCCCTGTCCGAAGACCCGGCGCAGTCGGCCATCCGCGACGTCACGCTCAGCCTGGACGTGCCGCAGGTGCACCGCGCCGAGCAGCCGTTCGCGCGCATGTGCGAGGCCGCCATCGGCCTGGCCAAGGCGATGGACGGGGCGATCACCGACGACAACGGCCAGCCGATCCAGTCCGAAGCCATGGACGTGATCGCCGCCGACCTGGAGCAGCTGTACGACACGCTCGAGGCGCGCGACCTGGCTGCCGGCTCGACGCAGGCACGCCGGCTTTTCAGTTAA
- a CDS encoding DUF72 domain-containing protein, whose protein sequence is MAGKVFIGVSGWRYEPWRGNFYPRGLAQSKELWHAARHFNSIELNGSFYSLQRPSSYAMWAEQTPPGFVFAVKGGRFITHMLKLRNIEAAMGNFFASGLFALGDKLGPILWQFPPQMRLNLELFEQFFASLPKTTATAAKVAMQHDYRLKGHELLEPVHRQRLRHCVEVRHESFVDTAFIDLLRRYGIAWVVADTPNPWPLYEDVTADFVYMRLHGSTELYKSRYTPEQIEDWARRIDAWRNGGQPKDARLISRKAPGKREARDVYCYFDNTDKLHAPDNARELMVALGLPLEVSPTGRWAG, encoded by the coding sequence ATGGCGGGCAAGGTGTTCATCGGTGTTTCAGGCTGGCGTTACGAACCGTGGCGGGGCAACTTCTATCCCCGTGGCCTGGCCCAGTCGAAGGAGCTGTGGCACGCCGCCCGGCACTTCAACAGCATCGAGCTCAATGGCTCGTTCTATTCGCTGCAGCGCCCTTCCAGCTACGCCATGTGGGCGGAGCAGACGCCGCCGGGATTCGTCTTCGCCGTCAAGGGTGGGCGATTCATCACGCACATGCTGAAGCTGCGCAACATCGAGGCGGCCATGGGCAACTTCTTCGCTTCGGGGCTGTTTGCACTTGGCGACAAGCTGGGGCCGATCCTGTGGCAGTTCCCGCCGCAGATGCGGCTGAACCTGGAGCTGTTCGAGCAGTTCTTCGCGTCCCTCCCGAAGACGACCGCGACCGCGGCGAAGGTGGCGATGCAGCACGACTACCGGCTGAAGGGCCACGAGCTGCTGGAGCCCGTTCACCGGCAGCGGCTGCGGCATTGCGTCGAGGTGCGGCACGAGTCCTTCGTGGACACGGCCTTCATCGACCTCCTGCGTCGGTACGGCATCGCCTGGGTGGTGGCGGACACGCCCAACCCCTGGCCGCTCTACGAGGACGTGACGGCCGATTTCGTCTACATGCGGCTGCACGGGTCGACCGAGTTGTACAAGAGCCGTTACACGCCGGAGCAGATCGAGGACTGGGCGCGGCGCATCGATGCGTGGAGGAATGGCGGGCAGCCGAAGGATGCGCGGCTGATCTCGCGGAAGGCACCCGGGAAGCGTGAGGCGCGGGACGTGTACTGCTATTTCGACAACACGGACAAGCTGCACGCGCCGGACAACGCGCGGGAGTTGATGGTGGCGTTGGGGTTGCCGCTGGAGGTTTCGCCGACGGGGCGGTGGGCAGGGTGA
- a CDS encoding VOC family protein: MLSESAVTTMLPVVDMQRARAFYEGKLGLRADGSLPDGKVLYHVGGSTVALFPREQATKAEHTALSFEVRDIASEIRQLEKAGVKFEDYDMPGLKTENHVCVLGSEKAAWFYDTEGNCLCLHEEVA, from the coding sequence ATGCTGTCCGAAAGCGCCGTGACCACCATGCTGCCCGTCGTCGACATGCAGCGCGCGAGGGCCTTCTACGAGGGCAAGCTGGGCCTGCGCGCCGATGGCTCGCTGCCCGACGGGAAAGTGCTCTACCACGTCGGCGGGTCGACGGTCGCCCTGTTCCCTCGCGAGCAGGCCACCAAGGCCGAGCACACGGCGCTGAGCTTCGAGGTACGCGACATCGCCTCCGAAATCCGCCAGCTGGAAAAAGCCGGCGTGAAGTTCGAGGACTACGACATGCCGGGGCTGAAGACGGAGAACCATGTGTGCGTCCTCGGGTCGGAGAAGGCGGCGTGGTTCTACGACACGGAGGGGAATTGCCTTTGCCTGCACGAGGAGGTGGCCTGA
- the dapC gene encoding succinyldiaminopimelate transaminase, which translates to MNPLLARLQPYPFERLRQLFAGVTPNPAYRPISLGIGEPKHATPAFIKQAFAQAIETPGTDFAAYPPTIGTPALREAFSGWLGRRYGLKVDPATQVLPVNGSREALFAFAQTVIDPTRRPVVVCPNPFYQIYEGAALLAGAQPYYAPSDPARNFAVDWDSVPAGVWARTQLLYVCSPGNPTGAVMPLEEWRKLFELSDRHGFVIASDECYSEIYFRDEPPLGGMEAAAKLGRADFRRLVSFTSLSKRSNVPGMRSGFVAGDAQLLKAFALYRTYHGSAMAPPVQAASIVAWGDERHVEENRAQYRRKFAEVTPVLTDVLDVRLPDASFYLWAGVPGGDDQAFARELLAQYNVTVLPGSFLARESGGRNPGAGRVRMALVAQTAECLEAAQRIARFIQQHSA; encoded by the coding sequence ATGAATCCCCTCCTGGCCCGCCTGCAGCCCTACCCCTTCGAGCGGCTGCGGCAACTGTTCGCGGGCGTGACCCCGAATCCCGCGTACCGCCCGATCAGCCTGGGCATCGGCGAACCGAAGCACGCGACGCCCGCCTTCATCAAGCAGGCCTTCGCCCAAGCCATCGAAACCCCCGGCACGGACTTCGCCGCCTACCCGCCCACGATCGGAACACCCGCGCTGCGCGAAGCCTTCAGCGGCTGGCTGGGCCGCCGCTACGGCCTGAAGGTGGACCCGGCCACGCAGGTGCTGCCGGTGAACGGCTCGCGCGAGGCCCTGTTCGCGTTCGCGCAAACGGTGATCGATCCGACCAGGCGGCCGGTCGTGGTCTGCCCGAATCCGTTCTATCAAATCTACGAAGGCGCAGCCCTTCTCGCGGGCGCGCAGCCGTACTACGCGCCCTCGGACCCGGCGCGCAACTTCGCGGTCGACTGGGACAGCGTGCCTGCGGGCGTCTGGGCCCGGACACAGCTGCTGTACGTCTGCTCGCCCGGCAATCCCACGGGCGCGGTGATGCCGCTGGAGGAGTGGCGCAAGCTGTTCGAGCTCTCGGACCGCCATGGTTTCGTGATCGCCTCGGACGAGTGCTACAGCGAGATCTACTTCCGCGACGAACCGCCGCTGGGCGGCATGGAAGCGGCGGCCAAACTGGGGCGCGCCGATTTCCGGCGGCTGGTCTCGTTCACCAGCCTGTCCAAGCGCAGCAACGTGCCCGGCATGCGCAGCGGCTTCGTGGCCGGCGATGCGCAACTGCTGAAAGCCTTCGCGCTGTACCGTACCTACCACGGCAGCGCGATGGCGCCGCCGGTGCAGGCCGCCAGCATCGTCGCGTGGGGCGATGAGCGGCACGTCGAAGAGAACCGCGCGCAGTACCGCCGCAAGTTCGCCGAAGTCACGCCGGTGCTCACGGACGTGCTGGACGTGCGCCTGCCCGATGCGAGCTTCTACCTCTGGGCCGGCGTGCCCGGCGGCGACGACCAGGCTTTCGCCCGCGAGCTGCTGGCTCAATACAATGTGACGGTCCTGCCCGGGAGCTTCCTGGCCCGCGAGAGCGGCGGCCGCAACCCCGGCGCCGGCCGGGTGCGCATGGCGCTGGTGGCCCAGACCGCCGAATGCCTCGAAGCCGCGCAGCGCATCGCCCGATTCATCCAACAACATTCCGCCTGA
- the smc gene encoding chromosome segregation protein SMC — translation MRLTSIKLSGFKSFAEPTNFMLPGQLVGVVGPNGCGKSNIMDAVRWVLGESKASELRGESMQDVIFNGTTTRKPASRSSVELVFDNADHRAGGQWSQFAEIAVKRVLTRDGTSSYYINNQPVRRRDVQDVFLGTGLGPRAYAIIGQGTISRIIESKPEELRLFLEEAAGVSKYKERRRETENRLSDTRENLTRVEDILRELNANLDKLEKQAEVAQKYNSLQAEVTLKQHQQWFLKRAEAEADQGRLKADAAKAVNDLESRVADLRHVESELETIRQAHYAAGDQVNQAQGLLYEASAEVGRLEAEIRFVVEGRQRVEQRLQQLKEQTAQWAARKDDAAAEIETLAGQAVDAEEKAALLSAQVEEQSMALPDMEDALRQAQAKSAEQRTGVAQVQQQIQVLAADQRNIEEQSRQLNQRRERLVVDRNALAAPDEARLANLQQQLASAQETAEAADARLHELQEQVPALDEDRRAKQQAVNSESHKQADLSARMEALKALQEKVQTDDKLKPWLARHGLDGLQALWSRIHIEQGWENALESVLRERLSSLEISRLEMVKAFAADAPPAKLAFYTPPAAAVPEAAGALPRLSDLLRLNDAGQKALLADWLTGCYTAASFDEALAARDRLKPGEAIFVRSGHCVTAHSVSFYAQDSERAGLLARQQEIENLEKQLRAQALITEETRSALVRAEAAYTDASQRLVTARREAAETQSRAHELQVETLRLTQLAEQTRARSEQIAGDLAEVDALLEELQERRVAAEGRFEELDMQLADSQERHAQLDERVIEAERKLAQAREQQRSLERQAQEAQFSQRSLEARRGELQRAIETASQQAGSIAEEEERARNELSRLTDAAAQAGLQSALQLKSEREQALGAKRSEYDDLTAKLRASDERRLQLERELDPLRQRITDLQLKEQAARLGLEQYTQQLTDANADLEAVVKSVEEGNVRLSGMQGDIDRLHREIAALGAVNLAALDELSTARERKQFLDAQSADLNEAITTLEDAIRKIDGETRELLAGTFKVVNDHFGRMFPELFGGGNAKLVMTGEEILDSGVQVMAQPPGKKNQTIHLLSGGEKALTAIALVFAIFQLNPAPFCLLDEVDAPLDDANTERYAKLVTSMSKETQFLFISHNKIAMEMAEQLIGVTMQEQGVSRIVAVDMESAVSMAEAA, via the coding sequence GTGCGTCTCACCTCCATCAAGCTTTCCGGATTCAAGTCCTTCGCCGAACCCACCAACTTCATGCTGCCCGGCCAGCTGGTCGGCGTGGTCGGCCCCAACGGCTGCGGCAAGTCCAACATCATGGACGCCGTGCGCTGGGTGCTCGGCGAATCCAAGGCCAGCGAACTGCGTGGCGAGTCCATGCAGGACGTCATCTTCAACGGCACCACGACGCGCAAGCCGGCCTCGCGGTCCTCGGTGGAACTGGTCTTCGACAACGCGGACCACCGCGCAGGCGGCCAGTGGAGCCAGTTTGCGGAGATCGCGGTCAAGCGGGTGCTGACGCGGGACGGCACCAGCAGCTACTACATCAACAACCAGCCGGTGCGCCGGCGCGACGTGCAGGACGTGTTCCTCGGCACAGGCCTGGGCCCGCGCGCCTACGCCATCATCGGCCAGGGCACGATCAGCCGCATCATCGAATCCAAGCCCGAGGAGCTGCGCCTGTTCCTGGAGGAAGCGGCGGGCGTCTCCAAGTACAAGGAGCGCCGCCGCGAGACCGAGAACCGGCTCTCGGACACGCGGGAGAACCTCACCCGGGTCGAAGACATCCTGCGCGAGCTCAACGCCAACCTCGACAAGCTGGAGAAGCAGGCCGAGGTGGCGCAGAAGTACAACTCGCTGCAGGCCGAGGTCACGCTCAAGCAGCACCAGCAGTGGTTCCTCAAGCGCGCCGAGGCCGAGGCCGACCAGGGCCGCCTCAAGGCCGATGCCGCCAAGGCGGTCAACGACCTCGAGTCGCGTGTCGCCGACCTGCGGCATGTGGAGAGCGAGCTGGAGACCATCCGCCAGGCCCACTACGCGGCCGGCGACCAGGTCAACCAGGCGCAGGGCCTGCTGTACGAAGCCAGCGCGGAAGTCGGCCGGCTCGAGGCGGAGATCCGCTTCGTGGTCGAAGGCCGGCAGCGCGTCGAACAGCGCCTGCAGCAGCTGAAAGAACAGACGGCGCAGTGGGCCGCGCGCAAGGACGACGCGGCCGCGGAGATCGAGACCCTCGCCGGCCAGGCCGTCGACGCCGAGGAGAAGGCGGCGCTGCTGTCGGCCCAGGTCGAGGAACAGTCGATGGCGCTGCCCGACATGGAAGATGCGCTGCGGCAGGCCCAGGCCAAGTCGGCCGAGCAGCGCACGGGCGTCGCCCAGGTGCAGCAGCAGATCCAGGTGCTGGCGGCGGACCAGCGCAACATCGAGGAACAGAGCCGCCAGCTCAACCAGCGGCGAGAGCGCCTGGTCGTCGATCGCAACGCGCTGGCGGCCCCCGACGAAGCGCGCTTGGCCAACCTGCAGCAGCAGCTCGCTTCGGCGCAGGAAACCGCCGAAGCCGCCGATGCCCGCCTGCATGAACTGCAGGAGCAGGTGCCCGCGCTCGACGAGGACCGGCGCGCGAAACAGCAGGCGGTCAACAGCGAGAGCCACAAGCAGGCCGACCTGTCCGCCCGCATGGAGGCGCTCAAGGCCCTTCAGGAAAAAGTCCAGACCGACGACAAGCTCAAGCCCTGGCTGGCCCGGCACGGCCTCGACGGCCTGCAGGCGCTGTGGAGCCGCATCCACATCGAGCAAGGCTGGGAGAACGCGCTCGAATCGGTGCTGCGCGAGCGCCTGTCCTCGCTGGAGATCTCGCGCCTGGAGATGGTGAAGGCCTTCGCCGCCGACGCGCCGCCGGCCAAGCTGGCCTTCTACACGCCGCCGGCAGCCGCAGTGCCCGAAGCCGCCGGCGCGCTGCCGCGTCTGTCGGACCTGCTGCGGCTGAACGACGCCGGCCAGAAGGCGCTGCTGGCCGACTGGCTGACTGGCTGCTACACCGCCGCGAGCTTCGACGAGGCGCTGGCGGCGCGCGACAGGCTCAAGCCGGGCGAGGCCATCTTCGTGCGCAGCGGCCACTGCGTGACGGCGCACAGCGTGAGCTTCTATGCGCAGGATTCCGAGCGCGCCGGCCTGCTCGCGCGGCAGCAGGAGATCGAGAACCTGGAGAAGCAACTGCGCGCCCAGGCCCTGATCACCGAGGAGACGCGTTCGGCCCTGGTGCGGGCCGAGGCCGCGTACACCGATGCTTCCCAGCGCCTGGTGACGGCGCGCCGCGAGGCCGCCGAGACCCAGAGCCGCGCCCACGAACTGCAGGTGGAAACGCTGCGCCTGACGCAGCTGGCCGAACAGACCCGGGCCCGCAGCGAGCAGATCGCCGGCGATCTGGCCGAGGTCGATGCGCTGCTGGAGGAACTGCAGGAGCGCCGCGTCGCCGCCGAAGGCCGCTTCGAGGAACTGGACATGCAGCTTGCCGACAGCCAGGAGCGGCATGCCCAGCTGGACGAGCGCGTGATCGAGGCGGAGCGCAAGCTGGCCCAGGCGCGCGAGCAGCAGCGCAGCCTGGAGCGGCAGGCCCAGGAGGCGCAGTTCTCGCAGCGATCGCTCGAGGCCAGGCGCGGCGAACTGCAGCGCGCCATCGAAACCGCCAGCCAGCAGGCCGGTTCCATCGCCGAAGAGGAGGAGCGCGCTCGCAACGAACTCTCCCGCCTCACGGACGCGGCGGCCCAGGCAGGCCTGCAAAGCGCCCTGCAGCTGAAGTCCGAGCGCGAGCAGGCCCTCGGCGCCAAGCGCAGCGAGTACGACGACCTGACCGCCAAGCTACGCGCCAGCGACGAGCGCCGACTGCAGCTCGAACGCGAGCTGGACCCGCTGCGCCAGCGCATCACCGACCTGCAGCTCAAGGAACAGGCCGCCCGCCTGGGCCTCGAGCAGTACACGCAGCAACTGACCGATGCCAACGCCGACCTGGAGGCCGTGGTCAAGTCCGTCGAGGAAGGCAACGTGCGCCTCTCGGGCATGCAGGGGGACATCGACCGGCTGCACCGCGAGATCGCGGCGCTGGGCGCGGTCAACCTCGCGGCGCTGGACGAGCTGTCCACCGCGCGCGAGCGCAAGCAGTTCCTGGACGCGCAGTCGGCCGACCTGAACGAGGCCATCACCACGCTGGAAGACGCGATCCGCAAGATCGACGGCGAGACGCGCGAGCTGCTGGCCGGCACCTTCAAGGTCGTCAACGACCACTTCGGCCGCATGTTCCCGGAGCTGTTCGGCGGCGGCAATGCAAAGCTGGTGATGACCGGCGAGGAGATCCTCGATTCCGGCGTGCAGGTGATGGCGCAGCCGCCCGGCAAGAAGAACCAGACCATCCATCTGCTCTCGGGCGGCGAGAAGGCGCTCACGGCCATCGCGCTGGTGTTCGCGATCTTCCAGCTCAACCCCGCGCCGTTCTGCCTGCTGGACGAGGTGGACGCGCCGCTGGACGACGCCAACACCGAGCGCTACGCCAAGCTGGTGACCAGCATGAGCAAAGAAACCCAGTTCCTGTTCATCAGCCACAACAAGATCGCGATGGAGATGGCCGAGCAGTTGATCGGCGTCACGATGCAGGAGCAGGGCGTCTCGCGCATCGTCGCGGTGGACATGGAATCCGCCGTGTCCATGGCTGAAGCCGCGTGA